One Rissa tridactyla isolate bRisTri1 chromosome 1, bRisTri1.patW.cur.20221130, whole genome shotgun sequence DNA segment encodes these proteins:
- the CASP2 gene encoding caspase-2 isoform X1 yields MRATGGGRRLVFLPPPLPKGGRGGGAVRAPSNPPRPRDRREASPSGAGGGGRGGAWGMLVACGMQRCHQEALKKNRVVLAKQLVLKELMEHMIEKDIITLEMMEMIQAQSGSFSQNVEFLNLLPKRGPNAFSAFCEALRETKQQHLEAVILKTTSNLSHGIARLEHCYGSNLPFPASESCNAKRPRWIEPVEHSLDNGDGPPIPPVKYCTPEFYHNHQHLAYKLISEPRGLALILSNVHFSSEKDLEYRTGGDVDCASLEMLFKHLGYQVTVCHDQTAQEMQNALERFSKLPDHRDVDSCIVALLSHGVEGGVYGIDGKLLQLQEAFRLFDNANCPNLQNKPKMFFIQACRGDETDRGVDQRDGKEWSDSTGCEESDANKEENLKLRLPTRSDMICGYACLKGTAAMRNTKRGSWYIEALTSVFAEDSRDTHVADMLVKVNRQIKQREGYAPGTEFHRCKEMSEYCSTLCRDLYLFPGYLPGK; encoded by the exons ATGCGCGCAACCGGCGGCGGGCGACGGCTTGTTTTCCTACCACCGCCGCTGCCAAAGGGAGGGCGAGGCGGTGGCGCGGTCCGCGCCCCCTCCAACCCTCCGCGGCCACGTGACCGGAGGGAAGCGAGTCCCTCGGGAGCTggcgggggagggcggggcggAGCCTGGgg gaTGCTGGTTGCCTGCGGCATGCAGCGGTGCCATCAGGAAGCGCTAAAGAAGAACCGGGTGGTGCTGGCCAAGCAGCTGGTTTTAAAAGAATTGATGGAGCACATGATAGAGAAAGACATCATCACCTTGGAGATGATGGAAATGATACAG GCCCAGTCTGGGAGCTTCAGCCAAAATGTGGAATTCCTCAATTTGCTGCCCAAGAGAGGCCCTAATGCCTTCTCAGCCTTCTGTGAAGCTCTACGAGAAACCAAACAGCAGCATCTAGAGGCAGTGATCTTGAAGACGACATCCAACCTGAGCCATGGGATTGCAAGG CTTGAACACTGTTATGGATCAAATCTTCCATTCCCTGCCAGTGAGTCATGTAATGCAAAGAGACCGCGCTGGATTG AACCAGTGGAACATTCCTTGGATAATGGAGATGGTCCCCCAATTCCTCCAGTGAAGTACTGCACTCCTGAATTTTATCATAATCATCAGCACTTG GCATATAAACTGATATCAGAGCCCCGAGGGTTAGCACTTATTCTCAGCAATGTCCATTTCAGCAGTGAAAAGGACTTGGAATATCGCACAGGGGGAGATGTGGACTGTGCTTCCCTGGAAATGCTTTTCAAGCATCTTGGGTATCAAGTGACTGTCTGTCATGATCAAACTGCACAG gagaTGCAGAATGCATTGGAGAGATTCTCTAAGCTGCCGGATCATCGGGATGTGGATTCCTGTATTGTAGCTTTACTTTCCCACGGTGTGGAGGGTGGGGTTTATGGCATTGATGGCAAACTACTGCAG tTGCAGGAGGCTTTCCGGCTCTTTGATAATGCAAACTGTCCAAATCTCCAGAATAAGCCCAAGATGTTCTTCATTCAGGCCTGCCGGGGAG ATGAGACAGACCGGGGAGTAGATCAAAGAGATGGGAAAGAATGGTCAGATTCCACAGGCTGTGAGGAAAGTGatgcaaacaaggaagaaaatctCAAGCTGCGTCTGCCTACACGCTCCGATATGATCTGTGGATATGCTTGTCTGAAAG GCACTGCGGCCATGCGAAACACCAAGCGTGGATCCTGGTATATCGAGGCACTCACCTCTGTGTTTGCAGAGGACTCCCGAGACACTCATGTGGCTGACATGTTGGTGAAG GTGAACAGGCAAATCAAGCAACGAGAAGGCTATGCCCCAGGCACAGAATTTCACCGCTGCAAGGAAATGTCAGAATATTGCAGCACGCTCTGTCGGGACCTTTACCTGTTTCCTGGCTATCTGCCAGGAAAATAA
- the CASP2 gene encoding caspase-2 isoform X2, translating to MRATGGGRRLVFLPPPLPKGGRGGGAVRAPSNPPRPRDRREASPSGAGGGGRGGAWGMLVACGMQRCHQEALKKNRVVLAKQLVLKELMEHMIEKDIITLEMMEMIQAQSGSFSQNVEFLNLLPKRGPNAFSAFCEALRETKQQHLEAVILKTTSNLSHGIARLEHCYGSNLPFPASESCNAKRPRWIEPVEHSLDNGDGPPIPPVKYCTPEFYHNHQHLAYKLISEPRGLALILSNVHFSSEKDLEYRTGGDVDCASLEMLFKHLGYQVTVCHDQTAQEMQNALERFSKLPDHRDVDSCIVALLSHGVEGGVYGIDGKLLQLQEAFRLFDNANCPNLQNKPKMFFIQACRGGVSGTHIHLPLPCCCHCICCSMRQTGE from the exons ATGCGCGCAACCGGCGGCGGGCGACGGCTTGTTTTCCTACCACCGCCGCTGCCAAAGGGAGGGCGAGGCGGTGGCGCGGTCCGCGCCCCCTCCAACCCTCCGCGGCCACGTGACCGGAGGGAAGCGAGTCCCTCGGGAGCTggcgggggagggcggggcggAGCCTGGgg gaTGCTGGTTGCCTGCGGCATGCAGCGGTGCCATCAGGAAGCGCTAAAGAAGAACCGGGTGGTGCTGGCCAAGCAGCTGGTTTTAAAAGAATTGATGGAGCACATGATAGAGAAAGACATCATCACCTTGGAGATGATGGAAATGATACAG GCCCAGTCTGGGAGCTTCAGCCAAAATGTGGAATTCCTCAATTTGCTGCCCAAGAGAGGCCCTAATGCCTTCTCAGCCTTCTGTGAAGCTCTACGAGAAACCAAACAGCAGCATCTAGAGGCAGTGATCTTGAAGACGACATCCAACCTGAGCCATGGGATTGCAAGG CTTGAACACTGTTATGGATCAAATCTTCCATTCCCTGCCAGTGAGTCATGTAATGCAAAGAGACCGCGCTGGATTG AACCAGTGGAACATTCCTTGGATAATGGAGATGGTCCCCCAATTCCTCCAGTGAAGTACTGCACTCCTGAATTTTATCATAATCATCAGCACTTG GCATATAAACTGATATCAGAGCCCCGAGGGTTAGCACTTATTCTCAGCAATGTCCATTTCAGCAGTGAAAAGGACTTGGAATATCGCACAGGGGGAGATGTGGACTGTGCTTCCCTGGAAATGCTTTTCAAGCATCTTGGGTATCAAGTGACTGTCTGTCATGATCAAACTGCACAG gagaTGCAGAATGCATTGGAGAGATTCTCTAAGCTGCCGGATCATCGGGATGTGGATTCCTGTATTGTAGCTTTACTTTCCCACGGTGTGGAGGGTGGGGTTTATGGCATTGATGGCAAACTACTGCAG tTGCAGGAGGCTTTCCGGCTCTTTGATAATGCAAACTGTCCAAATCTCCAGAATAAGCCCAAGATGTTCTTCATTCAGGCCTGCCGGGGAG GTGTAAGTGGGACCCATATTCAcctccctctgccctgctgctgccactgcatcTGTTGCTCT ATGAGACAGACCGGGGAGTAG
- the TMEM139 gene encoding transmembrane protein 139 yields the protein MWLETHWKNIRQTLLLLFTAALLIGVTMLAISSNINPVGYFFLGVGGVCLVGYLLSVFVECYLKDQHRQEANETPPNRQSHAEVNSAYEAPTYEEVMTTSVPAIWTITSNPGLVPSPLNEPPPYSVVIESSAQEEIMLDALRVSVVSDTRHTSETDTGSRMQLQLVLPPRLQRFVSDIHEVKGIEDTFEPLEPLTPPPAYESAINDEVFEDAFQPSVL from the exons ATGTGGTTAGAGACACACTGGAAGAACATCCGCCAAACCCTGTTGCTTCTTTTCACGGCTGCTCTTCTCATTGGGGTCACCATGCTGGCCATTTCATCTAACATCAACCCAGTAGGCTATTTCTTCCTAGGGGTAGGGGGAGTGTGCCTGGTCGGCTATTTGCTGAGTGTGTTTGTTGAGTGTTACCTGAAGGATCAGCACCGACAGGAGGCAAATGAGACACCGCCAAACAGACAAAGCCATGCAGA GGTGAACAGTGCCTATGAAGCGCCCACCTATGAGGAGGTGATGACCACGTCAGTTCCAGCAATATGGACGATTACATCCAATCCAGGCTTAGTGCCCTCACCACTGAACGAGCCTCCTCCTTACAGTGTAGTTATTGAATCATCTGCCCAAGAAGAGATTATGCTGGATGCTCTCAGGGTGTCAGTGGTGTCAGACACAAGGCACACCTCCGAGACAGACACAGGCTCCAGGATGCAGTTGCAGCTGGTGCTGCCTCCAAGACTGCAGCGGTTTGTTTCAGATATCCATGAAGTGAAAGGTATTGAAGACACGTTTGAGCCACTGGAGCCACTCACTCCACCACCTGCTTATGAGAGTGCCATCAATGATGAGGTCTTTGAAGACGCTTTCCAGCCCTCCGTATTATGA